A section of the Thauera chlorobenzoica genome encodes:
- the cas1e gene encoding type I-E CRISPR-associated endonuclease Cas1e: MAAGQRLFVKVTRDSLPQVKDKYPFLYLERGRLEIDDSSIKWIDADNNVVPLPVATLNALLLGPGTTVTHDAVKTAVSANCSICWVGEDSLLFYAAGFLPTADTRNLKQQIELASDAQKSLEVAQRMFARRFPDAELKGKSLQEMMGMEGYRVRALYQQKAEEYQVGWKGRQFTPGKFELGDVTNQVLTATNAALYGILCSAVHSMGYSPHIGFIHSGSPLPFIYDLADLYKETLCIDLAFSLTRDLAGRYDKHKVSAAFRQRVIETELLARVGEDIQDMFGVSHACRRRK, from the coding sequence ATGGCTGCCGGGCAACGTCTGTTCGTCAAGGTCACCCGCGATTCCCTGCCCCAGGTGAAGGACAAGTATCCGTTCCTGTACCTGGAGCGCGGCCGGCTGGAGATCGACGACAGCAGCATCAAGTGGATCGATGCCGACAACAACGTGGTGCCTCTGCCGGTGGCGACGCTCAATGCGCTGCTGCTGGGACCGGGCACCACGGTCACCCACGATGCGGTCAAGACTGCGGTATCGGCCAACTGCTCGATCTGCTGGGTGGGGGAGGACAGCCTGCTGTTCTATGCGGCGGGCTTTTTGCCGACGGCAGACACCCGCAACCTGAAGCAGCAGATCGAGCTGGCTTCGGATGCGCAAAAGTCGCTGGAGGTGGCGCAGCGGATGTTTGCCCGGAGGTTCCCCGATGCCGAGCTGAAGGGCAAGAGCCTGCAGGAAATGATGGGCATGGAGGGCTATCGGGTGCGTGCCCTGTACCAGCAGAAGGCCGAGGAGTATCAGGTCGGCTGGAAGGGGCGCCAGTTCACGCCGGGCAAATTCGAACTGGGCGACGTGACCAACCAGGTACTGACCGCCACCAATGCGGCGTTGTACGGCATCCTCTGCTCGGCGGTCCATAGCATGGGCTACTCGCCGCACATCGGCTTCATCCACTCTGGCAGCCCGCTGCCGTTCATCTACGACCTGGCTGATCTGTACAAGGAGACATTGTGTATCGATCTGGCCTTTTCGCTCACCCGGGACCTGGCCGGCCGCTACGACAAGCACAAAGTATCGGCAGCGTTCCGTCAGCGGGTGATCGAAACGGAGCTGCTGGCCAGGGTCGGAGAAGACATCCAGGACATGTTCGGAGTGAGCCATGCTTGTCGTCGTCGCAAATGA
- the tnpC gene encoding IS66 family transposase, translating to MTTPVSLTVPTPAEAARWAPEQIVALAQANAAAARQLDALQLEFQAMKHQIEWFRRQLFGAKSEKRIVDASPHQMNLGELPVPESSPPPPAKDIAAHTRRARTTDYAAGDASALFFDEARVPVETIAVANPEIDGLTADQFEVIGEKVSHRLAQRPGSYVILKYVRPVIKRLDTQAISCPAAPEGVIRGSRADVSFVAGLITDKFCYHQPLYRQHQRLGDNGIKVSRPWLTQLTHGALSLLEPIFTAQLDSIRASRIKAMDETPIKAGRAGPGKMKGGYFWPVYGERDEICFAYHEGRSGKHIAQTLGTDPPPEGAVLLTDGYAAYERYAEKCGLTHAQCWAHSRRKFFDAQALEPERAGQALEMIGKLYAVEKHIREARLVGEARRAHRLAQAKPVLQQFFAWVDAQFESQGLLPSSPLTTAMAYVRERRAALEVYLSDPEVPIDTNHLERALRVVPMGRRNWLFCWTEVGAKYVGIAQSLIATCRLHDIDPYTYLVDVLQRIGQHPAANVAQLTPRLWKQHFAANPLRSDLFEISK from the coding sequence CCGCCGAGGCCGCCCGCTGGGCGCCCGAGCAAATCGTCGCACTGGCCCAGGCGAACGCGGCCGCCGCCCGCCAACTCGATGCCCTGCAGCTCGAGTTCCAGGCGATGAAGCATCAGATCGAGTGGTTCCGGCGCCAGCTCTTCGGGGCGAAGAGCGAGAAGCGCATCGTCGATGCGAGCCCGCATCAGATGAACCTGGGCGAGTTGCCGGTGCCCGAATCCTCGCCGCCGCCCCCTGCCAAGGACATCGCCGCCCACACCCGCCGGGCCCGCACCACCGATTACGCGGCGGGCGACGCATCGGCGCTGTTCTTCGACGAAGCCCGCGTGCCGGTCGAGACCATCGCCGTGGCGAACCCGGAAATCGACGGGCTCACCGCCGACCAGTTCGAGGTGATCGGCGAGAAGGTCAGTCACCGCCTGGCACAGCGCCCGGGCAGCTACGTGATCCTCAAGTATGTGCGTCCGGTGATCAAGCGCCTCGACACCCAGGCGATTTCCTGCCCGGCGGCACCCGAGGGGGTGATTCGCGGCAGCCGCGCCGATGTGAGCTTCGTCGCCGGGCTCATCACCGACAAGTTCTGCTACCACCAGCCGCTGTACCGCCAGCACCAGCGGCTCGGGGACAACGGCATCAAGGTTTCGCGCCCGTGGCTCACGCAGCTCACTCACGGGGCGCTGTCGCTGCTCGAACCCATCTTTACGGCCCAACTCGACTCGATCCGCGCGAGCCGCATCAAGGCGATGGACGAGACCCCGATCAAGGCCGGCCGGGCCGGCCCGGGCAAGATGAAGGGCGGCTACTTCTGGCCGGTCTATGGCGAGCGTGACGAAATCTGCTTCGCCTATCACGAGGGGCGCAGTGGCAAGCACATTGCGCAGACCCTGGGCACCGACCCGCCGCCCGAGGGGGCGGTGCTGCTTACCGATGGCTATGCGGCCTACGAACGCTACGCGGAAAAATGCGGGCTCACGCACGCGCAATGCTGGGCGCACTCGAGGAGGAAGTTCTTCGATGCGCAGGCGCTCGAGCCCGAGCGTGCGGGCCAGGCGCTGGAGATGATCGGAAAACTGTACGCGGTGGAGAAGCACATCCGCGAGGCCAGGCTCGTCGGTGAGGCACGCCGCGCGCATCGGCTCGCGCAGGCCAAGCCCGTGCTCCAGCAGTTCTTCGCCTGGGTCGACGCCCAGTTCGAATCCCAGGGCCTGTTGCCCAGCTCACCGCTCACCACCGCCATGGCGTACGTGCGCGAGCGCCGGGCCGCCCTCGAGGTGTACCTCTCCGATCCCGAGGTGCCGATCGACACCAACCATCTGGAGCGGGCGCTACGCGTGGTGCCGATGGGCCGTCGCAACTGGCTCTTCTGCTGGACCGAGGTCGGGGCAAAGTACGTGGGCATCGCGCAGAGTCTGATCGCCACCTGCCGCCTGCACGACATCGACCCCTATACGTACCTGGTCGATGTGCTCCAGCGCATCGGCCAGCATCCGGCCGCCAACGTGGCGCAGCTCACCCCAAGGCTGTGGAAGCAACACTTCGCGGCCAATCCGCTGCGATCCGATCTCTTCGAAATCTCGAAGTAG
- the casA gene encoding type I-E CRISPR-associated protein Cse1/CasA: MSNMENRFNLIDEPWIPVAGVGRASLWQVFENPQYRTLGGNPVQRIALMKLLLAIGQAAATPADEHAWRALGAAGLARSCLAYLDRWHERFYLYGERPFLQMPAIRVAALQSYGAVLPEVSTGNTTVLNHGQVERRLDDGEKALLLVGLMAFALSGKKTDNSVVLTPGYAGKRNDKGKPSSSKPGPAVAHIGLLHSFLIGSSLQETLWLNLLTSRQVEQAMIFPQGIGTAPWERMPDGEDCPAAQALRQSLMGRLVPLCRFCLLAEDGLHYSEGLAHSGYKEGVCDPTVAVDHSGKEPKALWVDPDKRPWRELTSLLGFIEQGGSQGFQSLELHAGLDRARDATEAFAIWSGGLRVSSNAGEQYASGSDDFVESQVWLHSAMLGKLWFVQLKAEMDALGGLAKGLYGRVLAFFKEQKVDGSKLAAQASTLFWQLCERHFQQLVDACEPDEQGVEQRRQLRLTFAGYVQQAYDHFCPKETARQLDAWAKCRPNNSKYLRQEA; encoded by the coding sequence ATGAGCAACATGGAAAATCGCTTCAATCTGATAGACGAACCCTGGATTCCGGTGGCCGGTGTCGGCCGCGCCAGCCTCTGGCAGGTCTTCGAAAACCCGCAGTACCGCACTCTCGGCGGCAATCCAGTACAGCGGATCGCCTTGATGAAGTTGCTGCTGGCCATCGGCCAGGCCGCCGCCACTCCGGCCGATGAACATGCCTGGCGAGCCCTCGGCGCCGCAGGACTGGCGCGCAGCTGCCTTGCCTATCTGGATCGCTGGCATGAGCGCTTCTACCTGTATGGAGAGCGGCCGTTCCTGCAGATGCCGGCCATTCGCGTGGCAGCTCTGCAAAGCTACGGCGCCGTGTTGCCGGAGGTTTCCACCGGCAATACCACGGTGCTCAACCACGGGCAGGTCGAGCGCCGGCTGGACGATGGGGAAAAGGCGCTGCTGCTGGTCGGCCTGATGGCTTTTGCCCTGTCGGGCAAGAAGACCGACAACAGCGTGGTGCTGACGCCCGGCTATGCGGGCAAGCGCAACGACAAGGGCAAGCCCTCGTCCAGCAAGCCGGGGCCGGCAGTGGCGCACATCGGGCTGCTGCACAGCTTCCTGATCGGCAGCAGCCTGCAGGAAACCCTGTGGCTCAATCTGCTGACGAGCCGGCAGGTCGAGCAGGCGATGATCTTCCCGCAGGGTATCGGTACGGCACCCTGGGAGCGGATGCCGGATGGCGAGGACTGCCCGGCCGCGCAGGCACTTCGACAGTCGCTGATGGGCCGTCTGGTGCCGCTGTGCCGCTTCTGTTTGCTGGCCGAGGACGGCCTGCACTATTCGGAGGGGCTGGCGCATTCCGGCTACAAGGAAGGCGTCTGCGACCCCACCGTGGCGGTCGATCATTCTGGCAAGGAGCCGAAGGCGCTGTGGGTTGATCCGGACAAGCGTCCCTGGCGCGAGCTGACCTCGCTGCTGGGCTTCATCGAGCAGGGGGGCAGTCAGGGCTTCCAGAGCCTGGAACTGCACGCCGGACTGGACCGCGCCCGCGACGCGACCGAGGCCTTCGCCATCTGGTCGGGCGGCCTGCGGGTCAGCAGCAATGCCGGGGAGCAGTACGCCTCTGGTAGTGACGATTTCGTCGAATCCCAGGTCTGGCTGCACAGCGCCATGCTTGGCAAGCTGTGGTTTGTCCAGCTCAAGGCTGAGATGGATGCGCTGGGCGGGCTGGCCAAGGGGCTGTATGGCCGGGTGCTGGCCTTCTTCAAGGAGCAGAAGGTGGACGGCAGCAAGCTGGCCGCCCAGGCCTCGACGCTGTTCTGGCAGCTCTGCGAGCGCCATTTCCAGCAACTGGTGGACGCCTGCGAGCCAGACGAGCAGGGCGTCGAGCAGCGCCGCCAGTTGCGGTTGACCTTCGCTGGCTACGTCCAGCAGGCCTACGACCACTTCTGTCCGAAGGAAACAGCGCGCCAGCTGGATGCCTGGGCCAAGTGCCGACCGAACAACAGCAAATATCTTCGTCAGGAGGCGTAA
- the cas6e gene encoding type I-E CRISPR-associated protein Cas6/Cse3/CasE, with amino-acid sequence MSLIASVLHLDRQASQALRITDPYSLHRVVYSLYEDVRSAEKKSASQPSGILYADQGGDFRSRRILLLADRMPAECIDGQYGQVQSKPIAESFLDHDRYRFKVIVNPTRRDSASRKLLPVKGREAIGDWFCERALQSWGFRVSREHLQVDRVDVLRFKDKQQHPVTLAQAHVQGQLEVTDRTQFHTSFARGIGRARTFGCGLLQIVPLLDNPFA; translated from the coding sequence ATGAGCCTGATTGCCAGCGTACTGCACCTCGACCGCCAGGCTAGCCAAGCGCTGCGGATCACCGATCCCTATTCGCTGCACCGGGTGGTCTACAGCCTCTACGAGGACGTACGCAGTGCCGAGAAAAAGAGCGCCAGCCAGCCCAGCGGCATCCTCTACGCCGACCAGGGCGGCGACTTCCGCAGCCGGCGCATCCTGCTGCTCGCCGACCGCATGCCGGCCGAGTGCATCGATGGCCAGTACGGCCAAGTGCAGAGCAAGCCGATTGCCGAGAGCTTCCTCGATCATGATCGCTATCGCTTCAAGGTGATCGTCAATCCGACCCGCCGCGACAGTGCCAGCCGCAAGCTGCTGCCGGTCAAGGGCCGCGAGGCCATCGGCGACTGGTTCTGCGAACGCGCCCTGCAGAGCTGGGGCTTCCGGGTGTCCCGCGAGCACCTGCAGGTGGATCGGGTCGATGTGCTGCGCTTCAAGGACAAGCAGCAACATCCGGTCACCCTCGCCCAGGCCCATGTTCAGGGCCAGCTGGAAGTCACCGACCGCACACAGTTCCACACCAGTTTCGCCCGGGGCATCGGCCGTGCGCGCACCTTCGGCTGCGGCCTGCTGCAGATCGTGCCCCTTCTCGACAATCCATTCGCCTGA
- the casB gene encoding type I-E CRISPR-associated protein Cse2/CasB yields MEPMQAQEQQPEKAPPSREERFVAGVLKLCTENKGMAARLRRADNPATEYQSWELLAAYGIDLEQERERLPFVTVAAAIAKAKAERNGSLGLGRAIAACYESGNAGDQAKARLRRLLACDDLAELCRILRPLLSLIDSKVGQPLDYIRLLKQLRRFPFNAQQVRAQWAQEFYGQAANAEEEGA; encoded by the coding sequence ATGGAGCCTATGCAAGCCCAGGAACAACAGCCGGAAAAAGCCCCACCCAGCCGCGAGGAGCGCTTCGTCGCCGGAGTGCTCAAGCTCTGCACCGAGAACAAGGGCATGGCTGCGCGTCTGCGCCGGGCCGACAACCCGGCAACCGAGTACCAGAGCTGGGAGCTGCTGGCGGCTTATGGCATCGATCTGGAACAGGAGCGCGAGCGCCTACCCTTTGTCACCGTGGCGGCAGCCATCGCCAAGGCCAAGGCCGAGCGCAACGGCAGTCTGGGGCTGGGACGTGCCATCGCGGCCTGCTACGAGAGCGGCAATGCCGGCGACCAGGCCAAGGCCCGCCTGCGCCGCCTGCTGGCCTGCGACGACCTGGCGGAGCTGTGCCGTATCCTGCGTCCGCTGCTTTCGCTGATCGACAGCAAGGTCGGTCAGCCGCTCGACTACATCCGCCTGCTCAAGCAGCTGCGGCGCTTCCCATTCAACGCCCAGCAGGTCAGGGCGCAATGGGCACAGGAGTTCTACGGGCAGGCTGCGAACGCCGAGGAGGAGGGCGCATGA
- the cas2e gene encoding type I-E CRISPR-associated endoribonuclease Cas2e, which yields MLVVVANDLPPAVRGRMKLWFIEPRPNVFVSGVKDSVATTVIEYLYKHCPPESGLVMFRSLPRPPGYEIRTIGPPRKPMTSISGLQLVMETLASA from the coding sequence ATGCTTGTCGTCGTCGCAAATGACCTGCCGCCCGCCGTGCGAGGAAGGATGAAGCTTTGGTTCATCGAGCCGCGGCCCAATGTGTTCGTCTCCGGAGTCAAGGACTCGGTGGCCACCACGGTCATCGAGTACCTGTACAAGCATTGCCCGCCCGAGTCGGGGCTGGTGATGTTCCGCTCCCTGCCACGGCCTCCCGGCTACGAGATCAGAACCATAGGCCCGCCCCGAAAGCCGATGACGAGTATCTCGGGTCTGCAACTGGTTATGGAAACCCTTGCATCGGCGTAA
- the cas5e gene encoding type I-E CRISPR-associated protein Cas5/CasD, with amino-acid sequence MSDPYLLLWLEAPLQSWGHDSRFGRRDSLDFPTKSGVLGLLCCARGAGGEERGWLAAWADLDMQVVGYVPRDRRGLPLPRQPLLRDFQMVGSGYDDQDPWETLLIPKTSEGKKAVGGGTKMTYRYYVQDMAYAVVLQVPAELVEATTEALLNPVWDLYLGRKNCVPTEFIYQGGFATAEQAVTAGMALAAEKKRAFALRVLQGEHEGEVLTLNDVPLQFGPHKKYRDRQVTVQKQEG; translated from the coding sequence ATGAGCGATCCCTATCTGTTGCTGTGGCTGGAGGCGCCGCTGCAATCCTGGGGGCATGACTCCCGTTTCGGCCGGCGCGACAGTCTCGATTTTCCCACCAAGTCCGGTGTGCTGGGGCTGCTGTGTTGCGCCCGTGGTGCCGGCGGCGAGGAGCGCGGCTGGCTGGCGGCCTGGGCCGACCTAGACATGCAGGTAGTGGGCTACGTGCCGCGGGACCGGCGCGGCCTGCCGCTACCGCGGCAGCCGTTGCTGCGCGATTTCCAGATGGTCGGCAGCGGCTATGACGATCAGGACCCCTGGGAAACGCTACTGATCCCGAAGACCAGCGAAGGCAAGAAGGCGGTCGGTGGCGGCACCAAGATGACTTACCGCTACTACGTGCAGGACATGGCCTATGCCGTGGTCCTGCAGGTACCGGCGGAGCTGGTCGAGGCGACAACCGAGGCGCTGCTCAATCCGGTCTGGGACTTGTATCTGGGGCGCAAGAACTGCGTGCCTACTGAGTTCATCTACCAGGGGGGCTTCGCTACTGCCGAGCAGGCTGTAACGGCCGGTATGGCACTGGCGGCGGAGAAGAAGCGCGCGTTCGCGCTGCGCGTCCTGCAGGGCGAGCACGAAGGCGAGGTGCTGACCCTCAACGATGTGCCCCTGCAGTTCGGCCCGCACAAGAAGTACCGAGATCGTCAGGTGACCGTGCAAAAGCAGGAGGGCTGA
- the cas7e gene encoding type I-E CRISPR-associated protein Cas7/Cse4/CasC encodes MSNAYTNTRIEYHILQSFPVTCLNRDDVGAPKTAVVGGVTRARVSSQCWKRQVRLAMPTFGIKLAARTKQAETLFVRACLEAGADEASAQTCGKKIAELLIDDTLLFISDSEARAFAEYARELEFDVAKLKDKELAKVAKKAINPAVDALDIALFGRMVAKAADMNVEAAASFAHAISTHRVSNEVEFFTALDDLQSEPGSAHMGSLEFNSATYYRYVSLDLGQLAQTLGEEDLKKAIAAFTQALFVAVPNARQTTQSGASPWEFARVLVRKGQRLQAPFETPVQKGREGGYLQPSIEALKGYLDKKEKLSGSLFGKQAGYEWGEDEEFSINELIAKLQSHVQ; translated from the coding sequence ATGAGCAACGCCTACACCAATACCCGCATCGAGTACCACATCCTGCAATCCTTCCCGGTGACCTGCCTGAACCGCGATGACGTCGGGGCGCCGAAAACCGCCGTGGTCGGCGGCGTGACCCGCGCCCGGGTCAGCTCGCAGTGCTGGAAGCGTCAGGTGCGCCTGGCCATGCCGACGTTCGGTATCAAGCTTGCTGCTCGCACCAAGCAGGCGGAGACCCTGTTCGTGCGTGCCTGTCTCGAAGCCGGGGCCGATGAAGCCAGCGCCCAGACGTGCGGCAAGAAGATCGCCGAGCTGCTGATCGACGACACCTTGCTGTTCATCAGCGACAGCGAGGCCCGCGCCTTTGCCGAATACGCCCGCGAGCTGGAGTTCGATGTGGCCAAGCTCAAGGACAAGGAACTGGCCAAGGTCGCCAAGAAGGCCATCAACCCGGCCGTGGATGCCCTCGATATTGCCCTGTTCGGCCGCATGGTCGCAAAGGCCGCCGACATGAACGTCGAGGCGGCGGCGTCCTTCGCCCATGCCATTTCCACCCACCGGGTCAGCAACGAGGTGGAGTTTTTCACCGCGCTGGACGACTTGCAGAGCGAGCCGGGGTCGGCGCACATGGGTAGCCTGGAGTTCAACTCGGCGACCTACTACCGCTATGTCAGCCTGGATCTCGGCCAACTGGCGCAGACCCTCGGTGAAGAAGACCTGAAGAAGGCGATTGCCGCCTTCACCCAGGCGCTGTTCGTCGCCGTACCCAATGCCCGCCAGACCACCCAGTCCGGCGCCAGTCCCTGGGAGTTCGCCCGCGTGCTGGTGCGCAAGGGCCAGCGTCTGCAGGCGCCCTTCGAGACGCCGGTGCAGAAGGGGCGCGAGGGAGGCTACCTGCAGCCGAGCATCGAGGCGCTGAAGGGCTACCTGGACAAGAAGGAAAAACTGTCCGGCTCGCTGTTCGGCAAGCAAGCTGGCTACGAGTGGGGTGAGGACGAGGAATTCAGCATCAACGAGCTGATCGCCAAGCTGCAAAGCCATGTGCAGTGA